AGCAAGAATTCCTTCAGTTGTTAGTAAATTTTTTAATGTCTCTGCTTGCAGTCGATTTACTGCAATATACACTACTGTCCACATAGTAGCCTCCTCGGCCGGATTTACTGTTTTAATTTTTACTACCTAGCAATAGTACTACCCTATCAAACACTTATTTCTCTGTGACTTCAAGTAATCCTGCCAAATTTTTTACTGAAATGCTCATTCTGGTCATCATTCCAAAAACTTTGCCATAAAGATTATCCGTTAATAGTATTTAGACATTTTTCTGCTATTATCCTTCATTATTAATATAATAACAAAAGGAACTTGTCTGTTGACAAGTCCCTGGAAAACTGCCCATATCGTTCATTTATTTTCCTGTAAAAACAGGTTTGCGTTTCTCAACGAAAGCTGTCATACCTTCTTTTTGGTCTTCTGTAGCAAAACACAAGCCAAAAACTTCTGATTCATAAGCTGAACCTGAAGCAAGATCAACATCTAATCCTTCATTGATCGCAGCCTTGCAAAGCTGAACAGCCGTAGAACTCTTAGACATTATTTTCTTCGCTAATTTCTGCGCTGCTTCCATTAATTCAGCCGCAGGAACGACCTTATTAGCGAGTCCAATGCGATAGGCTTCTTGTGCATCAATATTACTTGCCGTATAAATAAGTTCTTTGGCAATGCCCTTACCAACTAAACGCGGCAAACGCTGTGTTCCAGCAAAACCAGGTGTAATACCAAGACCTACTTCAGGCTGCCCAAAGAGAGCCGAATCCGCTGCAATGCGAATATCGCAGGCCATGGCTAATTCACAGCCACCACCTAAAGCAAAACCATTAACAGCCGCAATAACTGGTTGTGGCAATTTTTCGATTTTATCAAAGACTTCATGGCCAAGTTTTCCCCACTTGCGACCTTCAATAGCAGACATTTTCTGCATTTCCGTAATATCCGCACCAGCAACAAACGACTTATTCCCGCTGCCTGTAATAATCACGACTTTCACTGCCTCGTCAGCAGCGATTTTCGGTAATAAATCAGTGAAATCAGCCATAACTGCACCATTGAGTGCATTTAAAGCCTTCGGGCGATTAATTGTAATCGTACCGATCCCATCTTCAACACCATATAATAGTGTGCTGTATTCCATTTTTTTCACTCCTTCATTTGAAAAATCATCAAAGCTTATTTATTGTAGTCGTAAAAACCTTTACCTGTTTTACGGCCAAGATAG
This Pelorhabdus rhamnosifermentans DNA region includes the following protein-coding sequences:
- a CDS encoding short-chain-enoyl-CoA hydratase, with the protein product MEYSTLLYGVEDGIGTITINRPKALNALNGAVMADFTDLLPKIAADEAVKVVIITGSGNKSFVAGADITEMQKMSAIEGRKWGKLGHEVFDKIEKLPQPVIAAVNGFALGGGCELAMACDIRIAADSALFGQPEVGLGITPGFAGTQRLPRLVGKGIAKELIYTASNIDAQEAYRIGLANKVVPAAELMEAAQKLAKKIMSKSSTAVQLCKAAINEGLDVDLASGSAYESEVFGLCFATEDQKEGMTAFVEKRKPVFTGK